One Argonema galeatum A003/A1 DNA segment encodes these proteins:
- the pyrR gene encoding bifunctional pyr operon transcriptional regulator/uracil phosphoribosyltransferase PyrR, translating into MPSQVVEILSAQELRRTLTRMTTQVIEKARDLSKLGLVGIHTKGVPLAQLMARQIELLEQVEVPVGALDITFYRDDLDRIGLRTPAKTDIPFDVSGKTIVLVDDVIYKGRTVRAALNAVIEYGRPEAIWLAVLVDRGHRELPIHPDFTGKQLPTAKEEQVRVYLQNIDGRDAVELIKS; encoded by the coding sequence ATGCCTTCCCAAGTTGTCGAAATTTTATCAGCACAAGAATTGCGTCGCACGCTCACGCGCATGACCACCCAGGTGATCGAAAAAGCCCGCGACCTATCGAAACTAGGATTGGTGGGAATTCATACCAAAGGTGTTCCCCTAGCCCAGCTAATGGCTCGCCAGATTGAATTGCTCGAACAAGTAGAGGTGCCCGTGGGGGCGCTGGACATTACTTTTTATCGAGACGACCTCGATCGCATTGGCCTGCGAACGCCTGCCAAAACCGATATCCCATTCGATGTTTCTGGCAAAACTATTGTGCTGGTAGACGATGTAATCTACAAGGGAAGAACCGTTCGCGCCGCACTCAACGCAGTCATCGAGTATGGTAGACCAGAAGCGATTTGGTTGGCCGTACTCGTTGACCGGGGTCATCGAGAATTACCTATTCATCCGGATTTTACGGGCAAACAGCTGCCAACAGCTAAGGAAGAACAAGTTAGGGTTTATCTCCAGAATATTGATGGACGGGATGCCGTAGAGTTAATAAAGTCCTGA
- the dnaN gene encoding DNA polymerase III subunit beta gives MKFVCEQNDLNTNLSLVSRAVPSRPTHPVLANVLLSADENLQRVSLTAFDLSLGIKTSFAAQVENSGTLTLPAKLLNDIVSRLSNGEITIDDDAGEFVATITSSFGRYQVRGMEAEEFPELPAIEDGQTIYLAPDTLIEGLHGTLFATSADETKQVLTGVHLTGKKDGLEFAATDGHRLAMVETVHQPPEDGAHDDEQLESEIELNVTVPARALREVERILGMRQSQSTDQSAKPVNLRFDSSQVVFEWGDQRLTTRLLEGQYPAYRQLLPNSFIRSITLDRKQFLSAIERISVLTDQKNNIFKANLDSVNQKLTLSVEAKDVGSGQESIPIQFITGEDIDIAFNVKYLMESLKNLNTQEVQMDLNNGLSPVVLKPLGGSKATHLIMPVQLR, from the coding sequence ATGAAATTCGTTTGTGAGCAGAATGACCTCAATACCAATCTCTCATTGGTCAGTCGTGCAGTCCCCTCTCGGCCAACACACCCAGTGCTGGCTAACGTCCTCTTGAGTGCAGATGAAAATTTGCAGCGAGTCAGCTTAACTGCATTCGACCTCAGCCTGGGAATAAAAACAAGTTTTGCAGCCCAAGTCGAAAACAGCGGTACATTAACACTACCAGCCAAGCTGCTCAACGACATCGTGTCGCGTCTGTCGAATGGCGAAATTACGATCGACGATGACGCCGGAGAATTCGTAGCCACCATAACCTCATCGTTTGGACGCTACCAAGTCCGAGGGATGGAAGCAGAAGAGTTTCCAGAACTGCCTGCAATAGAAGATGGGCAAACAATTTATCTCGCACCCGACACATTAATTGAAGGATTGCACGGTACTTTATTTGCCACCAGTGCCGACGAAACCAAGCAAGTTTTAACAGGCGTTCATCTCACTGGTAAAAAAGATGGCCTGGAATTTGCCGCCACAGACGGACATCGACTCGCAATGGTCGAAACCGTTCATCAACCCCCAGAAGATGGCGCGCATGACGATGAGCAGCTAGAAAGTGAAATAGAGCTAAACGTCACAGTTCCAGCGAGAGCCTTGCGAGAGGTAGAACGCATTTTAGGAATGCGCCAAAGCCAAAGCACAGACCAGTCTGCAAAGCCGGTTAACCTTCGCTTTGATAGCAGTCAGGTTGTGTTTGAGTGGGGCGACCAACGCCTGACTACGCGGCTGCTGGAGGGACAGTATCCCGCATACCGCCAGCTATTGCCAAACTCATTTATCAGATCTATTACCCTCGATCGCAAACAGTTTTTGAGTGCCATAGAGCGAATTTCCGTTTTAACTGACCAGAAAAACAACATTTTCAAGGCCAATCTGGACAGTGTTAACCAGAAGCTCACTTTATCGGTAGAAGCTAAAGATGTGGGCAGCGGGCAGGAGTCAATACCGATCCAGTTTATTACTGGAGAAGATATCGATATTGCTTTCAACGTTAAGTACTTGATGGAAAGCCTGAAAAACCTGAATACGCAAGAAGTCCAAATGGATCTGAACAACGGTCTGAGTCCTGTAGTGCTGAAACCGCTAGGAGGCTCGAAAGCTACCCACTTGATCATGCCAGTACAGCTACGTTAA
- the sppA gene encoding signal peptide peptidase SppA, producing MRDFFKHTFATVLGLLIFFGLGTGGLILMLISATRDTEPQVKDKSVLVFDMSVRITDTNPSSGTGDLIQKAVSGQDNDETIALRTVLNAIDAATKDKRIVAIYLDACGETAGKVGGFATLKEVRQALERFKAAGKKIIAYNVDWDEPTYYLGSVADTIVVNPMGMMEMNGLRSETMFLAGAFEKYGIGVQVIRVGKYKSAVEPFVLKQMSSENRAQVQRLLEDIWGEFRVSVGKSRKLSPQQVQAIADNQGLLQPEQARKSRLVDKVAYFDEVVSDLKQLTGNDKNDKYFRQIRLSTYAKVADKSVLQKRQSQNKIAVVYAEGEIVSGEGNIKEVGGDRLARQLRRIRLDDDIKAVVLRVNSPGGSATASDVIQREVRLTRKQKPVVVSMGDVAASGGYWISTYANRIFAEPNTITGSIGVFGLLMNVQKLANDNGITWDVVKTGKYADSQTISRPKTAQELAIYQGSVNRIYYQFVGKVAESRQLPQNKVQEIAQGRVWSGLAAKKIGLVDNIGGIDSAINYAAKIAKLGNDWELEQYPNSRSLEERLLKNLLSNTNIASKNANKTFQFDPLTRTYERLREDLSILGTMNDPLDIYARLPFNLRID from the coding sequence ATGCGAGATTTCTTTAAACACACCTTCGCCACTGTCTTAGGTTTATTAATTTTCTTCGGTTTGGGAACAGGCGGGCTAATTTTAATGCTGATATCCGCTACCAGAGATACAGAACCACAAGTAAAAGATAAGTCGGTATTAGTTTTTGATATGTCGGTGAGAATTACGGATACAAATCCCTCATCAGGCACCGGCGATCTGATACAGAAAGCAGTATCGGGTCAAGATAATGACGAAACGATCGCCCTGCGTACCGTCCTGAATGCGATCGACGCTGCGACAAAAGATAAACGGATAGTAGCAATCTACTTAGATGCCTGTGGAGAGACAGCCGGTAAGGTTGGAGGTTTTGCAACGTTAAAAGAAGTGCGGCAGGCACTCGAAAGATTCAAAGCAGCGGGCAAAAAAATTATTGCCTATAACGTTGACTGGGATGAACCGACATATTACTTGGGCTCGGTAGCAGACACCATCGTGGTTAATCCTATGGGCATGATGGAAATGAACGGTTTGCGTTCGGAAACTATGTTCTTGGCGGGAGCATTTGAAAAATATGGGATTGGCGTTCAGGTGATCCGGGTTGGCAAGTACAAGTCTGCCGTTGAACCATTTGTACTCAAACAGATGAGTTCGGAAAACCGGGCCCAGGTTCAAAGATTGTTGGAAGATATTTGGGGCGAATTCCGTGTGTCGGTAGGGAAGAGTCGCAAATTAAGCCCGCAACAAGTGCAAGCGATCGCAGATAATCAAGGTTTGTTACAACCAGAACAAGCTCGCAAAAGCCGTCTGGTCGATAAAGTAGCTTATTTCGATGAAGTCGTCTCCGACCTCAAGCAGCTAACTGGGAATGACAAAAATGATAAATATTTCCGGCAAATTAGGCTGAGTACCTATGCCAAAGTTGCGGACAAATCGGTGCTACAAAAGCGGCAATCTCAAAACAAAATTGCTGTTGTCTACGCCGAGGGAGAAATCGTGAGCGGCGAAGGTAACATCAAGGAAGTGGGAGGCGATCGCTTAGCCAGACAACTGCGCCGTATACGGCTCGATGATGACATTAAAGCAGTAGTTCTGCGCGTCAACAGTCCCGGTGGAAGTGCTACGGCATCCGACGTAATTCAGAGAGAAGTTCGTCTGACCCGTAAGCAAAAGCCGGTAGTAGTTTCTATGGGCGATGTCGCGGCTTCTGGTGGCTACTGGATTTCCACCTATGCCAACCGGATTTTTGCCGAACCCAACACGATCACTGGTTCTATTGGCGTTTTTGGACTCCTGATGAACGTGCAAAAGTTAGCTAACGACAACGGTATCACCTGGGATGTAGTGAAAACAGGTAAATATGCCGACTCTCAAACTATCTCCCGTCCAAAAACGGCTCAAGAGCTAGCTATTTACCAAGGGTCTGTTAATCGCATTTACTATCAATTTGTGGGCAAAGTGGCAGAATCCCGCCAGCTGCCCCAGAACAAAGTGCAAGAGATTGCCCAAGGGCGAGTTTGGTCAGGTTTAGCAGCGAAAAAGATTGGCCTCGTTGATAATATTGGTGGCATAGATAGTGCTATTAATTATGCTGCAAAGATAGCAAAGCTGGGTAATGATTGGGAGTTGGAACAATATCCCAATAGTCGAAGCTTGGAAGAACGGCTCTTGAAAAACCTACTCAGCAATACGAACATCGCTAGCAAAAATGCTAACAAAACATTTCAGTTCGATCCCCTGACTCGCACCTACGAACGACTGCGGGAGGATTTAAGCATTTTGGGAACTATGAACGACCCATTAGACATTTATGCTCGTCTCCCCTTTAATTTGCGAATTGATTAA
- the fni gene encoding type 2 isopentenyl-diphosphate Delta-isomerase yields the protein MTETQARKADHLRICLDEDVQFRQTTNGLERYRFIHSCLPELNYDEINITTTFFNKKLGAPLLISSMTGGTEQAGKINYRLAEVAQHYKIAMGVGSQRVAVENPLVGETFAVRSIAPDILLFANLGAVQLNYEYGLEECLRVIDLLEANALILHLNPLQECVQTKGDKNFRGLLSKIAILCKKLPVPVIAKEVGNGISAALAQKLIDVGVAAIDVAGAGGTSWAKVESERATDAQQRRLGETFADWGLPTAECITSIRANAPDVPLIASGGLRNGLEVAKTLALGADIAGMAWPFLHAAAESEDALHDLVKVLIAEITTVLFCTGNATLSDLKQSGSLQKLA from the coding sequence ATGACGGAAACTCAGGCGCGAAAGGCAGATCATCTGAGGATTTGTCTTGATGAAGATGTGCAATTTAGGCAGACTACTAATGGGCTGGAACGATATCGCTTTATTCACAGTTGTTTGCCAGAATTAAACTATGATGAAATAAACATAACTACAACTTTTTTTAACAAAAAACTGGGTGCGCCACTGCTGATATCTTCAATGACAGGTGGAACAGAACAAGCTGGGAAAATTAACTACCGTTTGGCTGAAGTGGCGCAGCATTACAAAATAGCGATGGGTGTAGGTTCCCAGCGGGTAGCGGTGGAAAATCCCTTGGTAGGCGAAACTTTTGCGGTACGAAGTATCGCGCCGGATATCCTCCTCTTTGCTAACTTGGGAGCAGTGCAACTAAATTATGAATATGGTTTGGAAGAATGTCTGCGAGTAATTGATTTATTAGAAGCAAATGCACTAATTTTGCATCTGAATCCTTTGCAGGAGTGCGTTCAAACCAAGGGAGACAAAAACTTCAGAGGATTGTTGTCAAAAATTGCTATACTTTGCAAAAAGCTGCCAGTGCCAGTGATTGCCAAAGAAGTCGGGAATGGAATCTCAGCTGCTCTAGCGCAGAAGTTAATCGATGTAGGTGTCGCTGCGATCGATGTAGCCGGTGCGGGTGGAACTTCTTGGGCTAAGGTGGAGAGCGAACGGGCAACAGATGCCCAGCAGCGACGGTTGGGAGAAACTTTTGCAGACTGGGGACTGCCAACGGCTGAGTGCATTACGAGTATTCGTGCGAATGCCCCCGATGTTCCCCTGATTGCCTCTGGGGGACTGCGTAATGGCTTAGAAGTGGCGAAGACACTTGCCCTGGGTGCCGACATAGCCGGTATGGCATGGCCGTTTCTGCACGCAGCGGCAGAATCAGAAGATGCTTTGCACGACTTGGTTAAAGTGTTAATAGCAGAAATTACTACAGTATTATTCTGCACCGGCAATGCAACGCTATCTGACCTAAAACAATCCGGATCGTTGCAGAAATTAGCATAA